Part of the Bacteroidia bacterium genome, CGTAGCCCGTAGCACGCCGACCTTGCCCACACAAGCGCAGCGAAGTGTGGGCAAGGGCACGCCCAAAAAAATTAAAACTAAACTTCTACATGACTAAATAAACTCTCTTGCAAAACCACATAATCCTCGAAAACACTGGGCAACATACAATTTTCTAAACTTCTTTGTGAAAAAATATACCTTCCATCACATACAAAACCCAACTCTTCCCAATCCACTTGATTGAGCAACTCTTTTAGTGTTTCAATATCAGCTTTAGAATTGTGCGGAAATATCGCTAAAATAGAACCATCATAGTTTATGCAGGAATGCGTAAAAAAGGGCTTCTTGTGGCGCGTTTTACAATTGACATAAATCCTCTTTCTACATGAAATAAAGTGCTTTCTGCCCCACGCCCACCAATTTGTTTCATCAAATTTTTTGATTTTTCTGCTTATCAGCTTTTGCTTGTAGGGCAAAAGACATTGATGAAAAGTATTAAAAATCATTCTTTTGGTTTTACCTGTCTTAAAAGTAGTGGAACAGACAAAATCCATATTTCCATACTGCTGATTGGTAAAAATTTCATCTGCACCACTTACGGCACCTACTTTTACAAAAAATATACTTTTGAAAGGAATTGTATAATTGTTACTTGTAAATAGGAGCTGCCCATTGCAAAACGTAAAATTTTGATAAACATTCGTTTTTCTTGAAAAATTATCCTTTTCAAAACGCCAAATAAGGCAATTGGGGCTAAATCCGTCAAATATCTTGGTATCGCCTAAGTCAATTATGTCAGTAATTGTGCCACTTTCGTAGAGGAATTTGTTAAGTTTAATGCTTGAAGTTGCCTTCAAAAAATCACGGGGAGTAATAAAAATAAGTTCGCCCCTTTTATTGAGATGATGAATACATTTCTCAATAAAGAACAAGTACAAATTACTTCTTTCATCAAAAAGTTTCATGGAAAGTTTCTTTTTAGTTTCAGGCAATATATCTTGAAACCTTACGTAAGGGGGGTTACCAATAATAGTGTCAAACTTGTTAGAGATAGGATAATCAAAAAAGTCCATGCAAAGCATACCTTCCTGTGCAATCGCGGGATCTATTTCTATACCTACACAACCTGGTATTTGGTTGAAAAATGCGCCGTTTCCTGCCGCAGGTTCTAATACCGAACCGAAGTTTCGGCGTAATTGAAGCATCTTGGAAACAACATGTGAAGGCGTAAAAACTTGCCCTAATTTTTCTATGTTAAACATTGTTTAATGTGGTAGAAAAAACTTTTGAAAACTAAATATAAGCGTTTGTTTGCAAATGCAGATTTTCTACGTAATACTTTAAAATGAAGTCTTTTGTTGCTTGAAAATTTGACTTACACAATTTCAGTTTTTTATTCCCAAAACAAGGTTTGCTGAGGTTTCATTTGCGTGAGGCATGCGAAGGGCGTGCGTCAGCACGGTGCGGAGCGAAGCGTAGCACCGAAGCGTCAGCGTAGCCCGTAGCACGCCGACCTTGTGGGCATGAGCGCAGCGAATGCCCGCAAGGGCACGCCCAAAAAATAATAAAACTTAACCTCTGGTAATTATCTTACTCAAAACTGTACAGAAATTTATTTTCAATTGAAAAGAAACTCACTACCACATCAATACAACCTGCTTATTTTATTTTGAAACTTAGTTTGAAATCTATTCGTATTTTAACAGTATTTCTTTTTGGGATATTTTGTAAATTGCTATGCATAAGTTTATTAGGTCATTGTTTTTAGTTTCTACGATGTGGTTATCAAATGTATATGCCCAAGAAGAAGTAGAAGGACTAAAAATCGGCGATAAAGCGCCGCAATTTGTGGCAGTAGATAATCATGCTATGCCTGTTTATCTCAACCGTTTGCTAAAACAAGGACCTGTAGTGCTTATGTTTTATCATGGAAGCTGGTCTAACTCTAGTTTGACACAATTGAGAAATTTACAAGACTCTTTAAGCTTAATCTATG contains:
- a CDS encoding class I SAM-dependent methyltransferase, whose translation is MFNIEKLGQVFTPSHVVSKMLQLRRNFGSVLEPAAGNGAFFNQIPGCVGIEIDPAIAQEGMLCMDFFDYPISNKFDTIIGNPPYVRFQDILPETKKKLSMKLFDERSNLYLFFIEKCIHHLNKRGELIFITPRDFLKATSSIKLNKFLYESGTITDIIDLGDTKIFDGFSPNCLIWRFEKDNFSRKTNVYQNFTFCNGQLLFTSNNYTIPFKSIFFVKVGAVSGADEIFTNQQYGNMDFVCSTTFKTGKTKRMIFNTFHQCLLPYKQKLISRKIKKFDETNWWAWGRKHFISCRKRIYVNCKTRHKKPFFTHSCINYDGSILAIFPHNSKADIETLKELLNQVDWEELGFVCDGRYIFSQRSLENCMLPSVFEDYVVLQESLFSHVEV